The Pantoea sp. At-9b genome includes a window with the following:
- the urtE gene encoding urea ABC transporter ATP-binding subunit UrtE, with product MLQVSDLNQYYGGSHILRGLSFETKPGEITCLLGRNGVGKTTLLKCLMGLIPAKSGEIRWQDKVINPRKPHQRVQSGIAYVPQGREIFPRLTVEENLLMGLARFSGAQAKTVPEEIYQLFPVLKEMKTRRGGDLSGGQQQQLAIGRALACKPQLLILDEPTEGIQPSVIKEIGAVIRQLAQRGDMAILLVEQFYDFAAELADHYLVMSRGEIVQRGRGATMEADGVRGLVAI from the coding sequence ATGTTACAGGTATCGGATCTGAATCAATATTATGGCGGCAGCCACATCCTGCGCGGCTTGTCCTTTGAAACCAAACCCGGCGAAATCACCTGCCTGCTGGGGCGAAACGGTGTGGGCAAAACCACGCTGCTCAAGTGCCTGATGGGGTTGATACCGGCCAAATCCGGCGAGATCCGCTGGCAGGATAAGGTGATCAACCCGCGCAAACCGCATCAGCGGGTGCAGTCCGGCATCGCTTATGTGCCCCAGGGCCGCGAAATTTTCCCACGTCTGACGGTGGAGGAGAATCTGTTAATGGGACTGGCGCGCTTCTCAGGCGCACAGGCCAAAACGGTGCCCGAGGAAATTTACCAGCTGTTCCCGGTGCTAAAGGAGATGAAAACCCGGCGTGGCGGCGATCTTTCCGGGGGGCAGCAGCAGCAGCTGGCCATTGGCCGCGCCCTCGCCTGCAAACCTCAGCTACTGATCCTCGATGAACCCACCGAAGGTATCCAGCCGTCGGTGATCAAAGAGATCGGCGCGGTGATCCGTCAATTGGCACAACGTGGTGATATGGCAATCCTGCTGGTGGAACAATTTTACGATTTCGCCGCCGAACTGGCCGACCACTACCTGGTGATGTCACGCGGTGAAATCGTGCAGCGTGGGCGCGGCGCAACCATGGAAGCGGACGGAGTACGCGGGCTGGTGGCCATTTAA
- the urtC gene encoding urea ABC transporter permease subunit UrtC, with protein MSQPLTLTAARKAPRLTLSLGVIIALLLLIMPFFALLPASHPLALSTYTLTLVGKILCYAIVAVALDLVWGYAGLLSLGHGLFFALGGYGMGMYLMRQASGDGLPAFMSFLSWNELPWFWAGTQHFAWALCLIVLVPGLLALVFGFFAFRSKIKGVYFSIMTQALTYAGMLLFFRNETGFGGNNGFTGFTTLLGFNVTATSTRIGLFVATVLLLLVSIGVGFALARSKFGRVLTAVRDAENRLMFIGYDPRGFKLFVWTLSAVLCGLAGALYVPQVGIINPSEMSPTNSIEAAIWVALGGRGTLIGPLLGAAIVNGAKSWFTVAFPEYWLFFLGLMFILVTLFLPRGVIGLWRRRKDD; from the coding sequence ATGAGCCAGCCACTAACCTTAACCGCAGCGCGTAAAGCACCGCGTCTCACTCTCAGCCTTGGCGTGATCATCGCGCTGCTGCTGTTGATCATGCCGTTCTTTGCGCTGCTGCCTGCCAGTCATCCTCTGGCGCTCTCGACCTATACCCTGACGCTGGTCGGCAAGATCCTTTGCTATGCGATCGTCGCGGTAGCGCTCGATCTGGTGTGGGGATATGCCGGGCTGCTGTCGCTCGGTCATGGCCTGTTTTTCGCCCTCGGCGGCTACGGCATGGGCATGTACCTGATGCGCCAGGCTTCTGGCGACGGTCTGCCAGCGTTTATGTCGTTCCTGTCGTGGAATGAATTGCCGTGGTTCTGGGCCGGGACACAACACTTCGCCTGGGCGTTGTGCCTGATCGTGTTAGTGCCAGGCCTGTTGGCGCTGGTGTTCGGTTTCTTTGCCTTCCGCTCGAAGATCAAAGGCGTCTATTTCTCGATCATGACCCAGGCGCTGACCTACGCTGGCATGCTGCTGTTTTTCCGCAACGAAACCGGCTTTGGCGGCAACAATGGCTTTACCGGCTTCACCACCCTGCTCGGCTTTAACGTCACCGCCACCAGCACGCGCATCGGGTTGTTTGTTGCCACGGTGCTGTTGTTGCTGGTCAGCATCGGCGTCGGCTTTGCCCTGGCGCGTAGCAAGTTTGGTCGGGTGCTAACTGCGGTGCGTGATGCAGAAAACCGTCTGATGTTTATCGGCTACGATCCGCGCGGTTTTAAGTTGTTTGTCTGGACGCTCTCCGCCGTGCTGTGCGGGCTGGCGGGCGCGCTCTACGTGCCGCAGGTCGGCATTATCAACCCAAGCGAAATGTCCCCCACCAACTCCATCGAAGCCGCAATCTGGGTCGCGTTGGGCGGGCGTGGCACCCTGATTGGCCCGCTGCTCGGCGCAGCCATTGTTAACGGTGCGAAAAGCTGGTTCACCGTCGCTTTCCCGGAGTACTGGCTGTTCTTCCTGGGACTGATGTTTATCCTCGTTACGCTGTTCCTGCCACGTGGCGTGATTGGCCTGTGGCGTCGGAGGAAAGATGACTGA
- a CDS encoding methyl-accepting chemotaxis protein — MKLNHFKIGQRLGFLATLLLLATLLMGLRGLQVNLLALNNNQEVMAQEVLIAESIDTARSAQVQFKIQVQEWKNTLLRGNQGQDTFNKYKAAFLQESKTTQALLTKLSQIQTSLGLPTGPVEQARSVHAGLESKYLAALDNYVISDITSAARVDHLVTGIDRAPTQQIDDLVATTLQRAQQMHQAIAATNLAHYQQTRSLLLLAMGCILLVGFFVTWWLIQSITRPLRQAITVAKTVAAGDLRTQIQVAGRDETAQLMVALRDMNANLTRIVTGVRSGTEAIADTTEQVAHGSRELSARNEAQASALEQTAASMEQLTSVVKNNADNARHANDIAQDTRKRAGEGGAVVEKVVVAMEEIHQFSREINEIVTVIDGIAFQTNILALNAAVEAARAGNDGRGFAVVAAEVRALAQRSASAARDIRGLTNRSVGLIAHGNSLVKGAGASMQEIVESVQQLCALMENISAASAEQSVGIEQVNLAVTHMDAATQQNATLSQQSAQSARSLNEQVGSLVENVSVFQLESKA; from the coding sequence ATGAAGCTCAATCATTTTAAAATTGGCCAGCGGCTGGGTTTCCTCGCCACGCTACTTCTGCTCGCCACCCTGTTAATGGGGCTACGTGGATTGCAGGTCAATCTGCTGGCGTTAAACAACAATCAGGAAGTAATGGCACAGGAAGTGTTGATTGCGGAGAGCATCGACACCGCCCGTAGCGCGCAGGTGCAATTCAAAATACAGGTACAGGAGTGGAAAAACACGCTACTGCGTGGCAACCAGGGACAGGATACGTTTAACAAATACAAAGCGGCGTTCTTGCAAGAAAGCAAAACGACACAGGCATTGCTGACTAAATTGAGTCAGATCCAGACGTCATTGGGCTTGCCAACGGGGCCGGTCGAGCAGGCTCGCAGCGTACATGCCGGGCTGGAGAGCAAGTATCTGGCGGCCTTGGATAACTACGTTATCAGTGACATCACCAGTGCCGCGCGGGTGGATCATCTGGTGACGGGTATTGATCGTGCGCCAACCCAGCAGATCGATGATCTGGTTGCGACGACGTTGCAACGTGCGCAGCAAATGCATCAGGCGATTGCCGCCACTAACCTGGCGCACTATCAACAAACTCGCTCGCTGCTTCTGCTGGCGATGGGCTGCATTCTGTTGGTCGGCTTTTTTGTCACCTGGTGGTTAATCCAGAGCATCACACGTCCGCTCAGGCAGGCCATTACGGTGGCGAAAACGGTGGCGGCGGGCGATTTACGGACGCAAATTCAGGTCGCTGGCCGTGATGAAACGGCCCAGTTAATGGTGGCGCTGCGCGATATGAACGCCAATCTGACGCGTATTGTTACGGGGGTACGTTCTGGCACCGAGGCCATTGCGGATACCACCGAGCAAGTGGCGCACGGTAGCCGTGAATTGTCGGCGCGCAATGAAGCGCAGGCCAGTGCACTGGAGCAGACGGCGGCGTCAATGGAACAGCTGACCTCAGTGGTCAAAAATAATGCGGATAACGCCCGCCACGCCAACGACATCGCGCAAGATACCCGCAAACGGGCGGGTGAGGGCGGGGCGGTGGTGGAAAAAGTGGTGGTAGCGATGGAGGAAATTCATCAATTCTCACGTGAGATCAACGAAATCGTCACCGTGATTGATGGCATTGCTTTCCAGACCAATATCCTCGCGCTAAATGCGGCGGTAGAAGCAGCACGCGCCGGTAATGACGGGCGTGGTTTTGCGGTGGTGGCAGCAGAGGTACGCGCGCTGGCACAACGTTCAGCTTCAGCGGCGCGTGACATTCGCGGGCTAACCAATCGATCTGTCGGTCTGATTGCGCACGGTAACTCGCTGGTGAAAGGTGCCGGTGCGTCAATGCAGGAAATTGTTGAAAGCGTGCAGCAACTGTGTGCCTTGATGGAGAATATCTCCGCAGCCAGTGCCGAGCAAAGTGTCGGTATTGAGCAGGTGAATCTGGCCGTCACCCATATGGATGCCGCGACGCAGCAAAACGCCACGTTATCGCAGCAATCAGCCCAGTCGGCGCGGTCATTGAATGAACAGGTGGGGTCGCTGGTGGAAAATGTCAGCGTGTTTCAACTTGAGAGCAAAGCCTGA
- the ettA gene encoding energy-dependent translational throttle protein EttA produces the protein MAQFVYSMHRVGKVVPPKRHILKNISLSFFPGAKIGVLGLNGAGKSTLLRIMAGIDKDIEGEARPQPGIKVGYLPQEPQLNPEHTVRESVEEAVSEVVGALKRLDEVYALYADPDADFDKLAAEQGRLEEVIQAHDGHNLETQLNRAADAMRLPEWDAKIATLSGGERRRVALCRLLLEKPDMLLLDEPTNHLDAESVAWLERFLHDFEGTVVAITHDRYFLDNVAGWILELDRGEGIPWEGNYSSWLEQKDQRLAQEASAEAARRKSIEKELEWVRQGAKGRQSKGKARLARFEELNNTEYQKRNETNELFIPPGARLGDKVLEVANLRKSYGDRVLIDDLSFSLPKGAIVGIIGPNGAGKSTLFRMMSGQEQPDSGTIELGETVKLASVDQFRDAMDNSKTVWEEVSGGQDIMRIGNTEMPSRAYVGRFNFKGTDQGKRVGELSGGERGRLHLAKLLQVGGNLLLLDEPTNDLDIETLRALENALLEFPGCAMVISHDRWFLDRIATHIIDYQDEGKVEFFEGNFTEYEEYKKRTLGAEALEPKRIKYKRMAK, from the coding sequence GTGGCTCAATTCGTCTATAGCATGCATCGCGTCGGCAAAGTGGTTCCGCCGAAGCGTCATATTCTGAAGAATATCTCTCTCAGCTTTTTCCCTGGGGCAAAAATTGGTGTCCTCGGCCTGAACGGTGCAGGTAAATCAACCCTGCTGCGCATCATGGCCGGTATTGATAAAGATATCGAAGGGGAAGCCCGCCCGCAGCCGGGCATTAAAGTCGGCTATCTACCGCAGGAACCCCAGCTCAACCCGGAACACACCGTGCGTGAATCCGTTGAGGAAGCGGTATCCGAAGTGGTCGGTGCGCTGAAGCGTCTGGACGAAGTTTATGCGTTGTACGCAGACCCGGATGCCGATTTTGACAAACTGGCCGCTGAACAGGGCCGTCTGGAAGAAGTGATCCAGGCACATGATGGTCACAACCTGGAAACCCAGCTGAACCGTGCCGCAGATGCCATGCGTCTGCCGGAGTGGGATGCCAAAATCGCTACGCTGTCCGGTGGTGAACGCCGCCGCGTTGCGCTGTGCCGTCTGCTGCTGGAAAAACCAGACATGCTGCTGCTCGACGAACCGACTAACCACCTGGATGCGGAATCCGTGGCCTGGCTGGAACGCTTCCTGCACGACTTCGAAGGCACCGTCGTCGCCATCACCCATGACCGTTACTTCCTCGATAACGTTGCGGGCTGGATTCTGGAGCTGGACCGTGGCGAGGGTATTCCGTGGGAAGGCAACTACTCCTCCTGGCTGGAGCAAAAAGATCAGCGTCTGGCGCAGGAAGCCTCGGCCGAAGCGGCACGTCGCAAATCCATTGAGAAAGAGCTGGAGTGGGTGCGTCAGGGCGCGAAAGGTCGTCAGTCGAAGGGCAAAGCCCGTCTGGCACGCTTCGAAGAACTGAACAACACCGAATACCAGAAACGTAACGAAACCAACGAACTGTTTATTCCGCCAGGTGCGCGCCTCGGTGACAAAGTGCTGGAAGTCGCCAACCTGCGTAAATCCTACGGCGACCGCGTGCTGATTGACGATCTCTCCTTCTCGCTGCCAAAAGGCGCGATTGTCGGGATTATCGGACCGAACGGCGCGGGTAAATCTACCCTGTTCCGTATGATGTCAGGTCAGGAACAGCCGGATTCAGGCACCATCGAGCTGGGTGAAACGGTGAAACTGGCGTCCGTTGATCAGTTCCGTGATGCAATGGATAACAGCAAAACCGTGTGGGAAGAAGTGTCTGGCGGTCAGGACATCATGCGTATCGGCAACACCGAAATGCCAAGCCGCGCTTATGTTGGCCGCTTTAACTTCAAAGGCACCGATCAGGGCAAACGCGTTGGCGAGTTGTCGGGTGGTGAGCGTGGTCGTCTGCACCTGGCAAAACTGTTGCAGGTCGGCGGCAACCTGTTGCTGCTCGATGAACCGACCAACGACCTCGACATCGAAACCCTGCGCGCGCTGGAAAACGCCCTGCTGGAATTCCCGGGCTGTGCGATGGTCATCTCGCATGACCGTTGGTTCCTCGACCGTATCGCTACCCATATCATCGATTACCAGGATGAGGGTAAGGTGGAGTTCTTCGAAGGTAACTTCACCGAATACGAAGAGTACAAAAAACGTACCCTTGGCGCAGAAGCGCTGGAGCCGAAGCGTATCAAGTACAAACGTATGGCGAAGTAA
- a CDS encoding mandelate racemase/muconate lactonizing enzyme family protein produces the protein MKITMIEVMRIAIPFDAHRRPPAEQETTFNAASPSLSRMETLLVKVTSDSGLVGWGEAFGHLANPVTEQALCSLVAPFFLQQALPDSPQAIASLMQNAEQALHAFGRSGPVRYALSAIDIALWDLLGQQRQQPLWQLLGATRQHIERYASLVSYANDPEEVAAQVLRAHQQGFRTLKLHETAVPAIAAARAALPVGVQLMVDVNCPWTREQANQRAYELRALELGWLEEPIWPPDDFDGLSQLRRVGVPLAAGENVDGDFGFVNLLESGAVDVVQPSVSKVGGITAALHVFELAQQYRVRVVPHCFYYGAGMLATAHLVALLPDHVKMEIPWIDFEVDLYPDLPHDVRFTLSDRPGLGYQPDEQVLREYRITHQRVDQQGVHHV, from the coding sequence ATGAAGATAACTATGATCGAAGTGATGCGCATCGCTATCCCCTTTGATGCCCATCGACGTCCACCAGCGGAACAGGAAACCACGTTTAACGCAGCCTCACCCTCGTTGAGCCGCATGGAAACCCTGCTGGTAAAAGTCACCAGCGACAGCGGGCTGGTAGGCTGGGGTGAAGCCTTTGGGCATTTGGCTAACCCGGTTACCGAGCAAGCGCTGTGCAGCCTGGTCGCCCCGTTTTTCCTGCAACAGGCACTCCCTGACAGCCCACAGGCGATCGCCTCATTAATGCAAAACGCCGAGCAAGCGCTGCATGCCTTTGGCCGCAGCGGCCCGGTACGTTATGCACTTTCCGCTATCGATATCGCCTTATGGGATTTGCTCGGCCAGCAACGGCAGCAACCGTTGTGGCAACTGCTGGGAGCAACCCGCCAGCATATCGAGCGCTACGCCAGCCTGGTGAGTTACGCCAATGATCCTGAAGAGGTAGCCGCCCAGGTGCTGCGTGCCCATCAACAGGGATTTCGCACCCTGAAACTGCATGAAACTGCCGTCCCGGCTATCGCCGCTGCACGCGCCGCACTGCCTGTTGGGGTGCAGCTGATGGTGGATGTGAATTGCCCGTGGACACGTGAACAGGCTAATCAGCGTGCTTATGAACTGCGGGCGCTGGAGCTGGGCTGGCTGGAGGAGCCGATCTGGCCACCGGATGATTTTGACGGCCTGTCTCAGTTGCGTCGCGTCGGGGTACCTCTGGCCGCCGGTGAAAACGTCGATGGCGATTTCGGCTTCGTCAATCTGCTGGAAAGCGGCGCGGTCGATGTGGTGCAACCCAGCGTCAGCAAAGTCGGCGGCATCACCGCCGCCCTGCACGTCTTCGAGCTGGCGCAGCAATATCGTGTGCGTGTGGTGCCGCACTGCTTCTATTACGGCGCGGGGATGCTGGCAACTGCCCATCTGGTCGCGTTGCTGCCGGATCACGTCAAAATGGAGATCCCATGGATCGACTTTGAAGTCGATCTTTACCCCGATCTGCCCCACGACGTGCGTTTTACCCTGAGCGATCGCCCAGGCCTCGGTTATCAACCTGACGAGCAGGTGCTGCGCGAGTATCGGATAACCCATCAACGGGTTGATCAACAGGGAGTCCATCATGTTTAA
- a CDS encoding MFS transporter: MFKNYRVVIALLLFCAGMLNYLDRAALSVMAPLVKKDLGIDDAQMGILFSCFFIGYCLFCFLGGWGADRFGPRRVYAWAATIWSLFCGATALVTGFGHLLIVRMLFGIGEGPMGTTTNKSIANWFPRQEVGRAVGFTNAGQPLGAAIAAPIVGLVGLNFGWRIAFIVIAALGFVWVASWLLLFRDKPEQHPRVSREESQLIMQQRPASQTTSTPQQDQHSLWRYVFSLPVLGVASAFFCFNYIQYFFLSWLPSYLTDFQHLDIKSMSIIGILPWLGATVGFLGGGVVCDMLYRRTQNFLLSRKLVIFVGLAVAALCVLLTAWSQSLAAAVTLITLASVFAYMTPQACWSLLQDIVPAGRIGTAGGFVHLLANLAGILSPGITGFLIQYGGGYHTAFVLASVLALAGMLLLALLVRQKGVNTLRALASH, from the coding sequence ATGTTTAAAAATTATCGTGTGGTCATTGCCCTGCTGCTGTTCTGCGCCGGTATGCTCAACTATCTCGACCGTGCGGCGCTGTCGGTAATGGCTCCGCTGGTGAAAAAAGATCTTGGCATTGATGATGCGCAGATGGGCATCCTGTTCAGCTGCTTCTTTATCGGCTATTGCCTGTTTTGTTTTCTCGGCGGCTGGGGAGCTGACCGCTTTGGTCCACGTCGTGTCTATGCCTGGGCAGCCACCATCTGGTCGCTGTTCTGCGGTGCCACGGCGCTGGTCACCGGTTTTGGTCATCTGTTGATTGTGCGGATGCTGTTTGGTATCGGCGAAGGCCCGATGGGCACCACCACCAACAAATCGATTGCCAACTGGTTTCCGCGTCAGGAAGTGGGTCGGGCGGTAGGGTTTACCAATGCCGGACAACCGCTGGGGGCGGCCATTGCCGCACCGATTGTCGGTTTGGTGGGGCTGAATTTTGGCTGGCGCATCGCCTTTATCGTGATTGCTGCGCTGGGCTTTGTTTGGGTCGCCAGCTGGCTGTTGCTGTTCCGCGATAAGCCGGAACAACATCCGCGCGTCAGCCGCGAGGAGAGCCAGTTGATTATGCAGCAACGTCCGGCCAGCCAGACCACCAGCACCCCGCAGCAGGATCAGCACTCACTGTGGCGCTATGTCTTCTCGCTGCCGGTTTTGGGTGTCGCCAGTGCCTTCTTCTGCTTCAACTACATTCAATATTTCTTCCTCTCCTGGCTGCCGAGTTACCTGACCGACTTCCAGCATCTGGATATTAAAAGCATGAGCATCATCGGTATTCTGCCGTGGCTCGGAGCCACCGTGGGTTTTCTCGGTGGTGGCGTGGTGTGCGACATGCTGTATCGCCGCACACAAAACTTCCTGCTGTCGCGCAAGTTGGTGATTTTTGTCGGGCTGGCCGTCGCCGCATTATGCGTGCTGCTGACCGCCTGGAGCCAAAGCCTGGCTGCGGCCGTCACGCTGATAACCCTGGCGAGCGTGTTCGCCTATATGACACCGCAGGCCTGTTGGTCGTTGTTGCAGGATATCGTCCCGGCAGGACGTATTGGTACGGCGGGCGGTTTTGTCCATCTGCTGGCCAATCTGGCGGGCATTCTGTCACCGGGGATTACCGGCTTCCTGATTCAGTATGGCGGCGGCTATCACACCGCATTTGTACTGGCGAGCGTGCTGGCTCTGGCAGGTATGTTATTGCTGGCGCTGCTGGTACGGCAAAAAGGGGTCAATACGCTGCGTGCGCTGGCAAGTCATTAA
- the deoR gene encoding DNA-binding transcriptional repressor DeoR produces METRRVDRITRLTLALKRTDKLHLKEAAQLLGVSEMTIRRDLSEPANGVVLLGGYIMRDPRQNIAHYFVSDQQNLNVSKKQQLAQHAAALIEANDTVFFDCGTTLPLVIDAIDDDLPFTAICSAINTFLALKEKPNCRVILSGGEFHADNAVFTPLEQVTVLDALCPTKAFISAAGMDVRQGATCYNLNELPIKHLALQRAQTRIMVGDSSKYGKVLPARIGDFSLFDILVSDSPPPPALLKVMQAAGVKLCCG; encoded by the coding sequence ATGGAAACCCGCCGCGTTGATCGCATCACCCGCCTGACACTGGCGCTTAAACGCACCGATAAGCTGCATCTGAAGGAAGCCGCACAGCTGCTGGGCGTGTCAGAAATGACTATCCGCCGCGATCTGAGTGAACCGGCAAACGGCGTGGTGCTGCTGGGTGGCTACATCATGCGCGATCCGCGCCAGAACATTGCGCACTACTTTGTCAGCGACCAGCAAAATCTCAACGTCAGCAAAAAGCAGCAGTTGGCGCAGCATGCTGCCGCCTTGATTGAGGCCAACGATACGGTGTTTTTTGATTGTGGCACCACCCTGCCACTGGTGATTGATGCCATTGACGACGACCTGCCCTTCACCGCTATTTGCAGCGCCATCAACACGTTTCTGGCGTTAAAAGAGAAGCCGAACTGTCGGGTGATTTTATCCGGTGGCGAATTTCATGCCGACAACGCGGTATTTACCCCGCTGGAACAGGTGACAGTACTGGACGCGCTCTGCCCGACCAAAGCGTTTATCTCCGCCGCAGGGATGGATGTGCGTCAGGGAGCCACTTGCTACAACCTGAATGAACTACCGATTAAGCATCTGGCATTGCAGCGGGCGCAGACGCGGATCATGGTGGGCGACAGCAGCAAATACGGCAAGGTACTGCCCGCCCGGATCGGTGATTTCTCGTTATTCGATATTCTGGTGAGCGATAGCCCACCACCGCCGGCATTGTTGAAGGTGATGCAGGCGGCAGGGGTTAAGCTGTGCTGCGGTTAA
- a CDS encoding 2-hydroxyacid dehydrogenase: MRVLVGADEQAWGGLIPTIRQLLPDVEFVASVGHAVDSLAGFDALVPGMCRVDAPLLATADRLKLIQQVGVGLEGVDIAAAKKAGIMVANVPSDHSGNADSVAELGIWMMIGLARRHQEIAPCLAQQQLGQPIGMGLMGKTVGLVGLGGIGKALAKRLAPFGMRMIGVKREADEAFAREHQLDWVGSISQLPQLLAQSDFVLLSLPHNVATHQIIDAAALAQMKSTSFLINLGRGGLIDKAAFLSALEHKTLAGAGLDVFWQEPPDPHDAVFQYNVIATPHIGGVTDISLAGNIKGVCDNLRRLRDGDAVIDRWA; the protein is encoded by the coding sequence ATGAGAGTGCTGGTGGGTGCGGATGAACAGGCCTGGGGTGGGTTAATCCCCACAATTCGTCAGTTGTTACCCGATGTGGAATTTGTCGCATCGGTGGGCCATGCGGTCGATAGCCTGGCGGGCTTTGATGCGTTAGTTCCGGGTATGTGCCGGGTCGATGCGCCATTGCTGGCGACGGCCGATCGCCTGAAACTGATTCAGCAGGTCGGCGTCGGACTGGAAGGGGTCGATATCGCTGCGGCCAAGAAGGCCGGCATCATGGTGGCAAATGTCCCCTCCGATCACTCCGGCAACGCTGATTCTGTTGCAGAGCTGGGCATCTGGATGATGATTGGCCTCGCGCGGCGTCACCAGGAAATCGCGCCATGCCTGGCACAGCAGCAACTCGGACAGCCGATTGGCATGGGGCTGATGGGCAAAACGGTAGGCCTGGTTGGGCTGGGGGGCATCGGTAAAGCGCTGGCAAAACGCCTCGCACCCTTTGGTATGCGGATGATTGGTGTGAAGCGGGAAGCGGATGAAGCCTTTGCCCGTGAGCATCAGCTTGACTGGGTGGGCAGTATCAGCCAATTGCCGCAACTGTTGGCGCAGTCTGATTTTGTGCTGCTGAGCCTGCCGCATAACGTGGCAACCCATCAGATCATTGATGCGGCGGCCCTGGCGCAGATGAAATCCACCAGTTTCCTGATCAACCTCGGCCGTGGCGGCCTGATCGACAAAGCGGCGTTTCTCTCCGCGCTGGAGCATAAAACCCTGGCTGGAGCCGGGTTAGATGTGTTCTGGCAGGAGCCACCCGATCCCCATGATGCGGTTTTTCAGTACAACGTGATTGCCACGCCCCATATTGGGGGTGTCACCGATATCTCGCTGGCTGGCAATATCAAAGGCGTGTGCGATAACCTGCGCCGTCTGCGTGACGGCGATGCGGTGATTGATCGCTGGGCTTAA
- the urtD gene encoding urea ABC transporter ATP-binding protein UrtD codes for MTEQLFTQPHPADRHRDQRDPVLLLENINVSFDGFRALTDLSLQIGVGELRCVIGPNGAGKTTLMDVITGKTRPDNGRVLYDQNTDLTALSPVEIARAGIGRKFQKPTVFEALTVFENLEIALKNDKSVWASLRARLSGEQQDRIDEVLKLLRLGGERQRKAGLLSHGQKQFLEIGMLLVQDPHLLLLDEPAAGMTDAETEYTAELFRSLAGKHSLMVVEHDMGFVETIADHVTVLHQGQVLAEGSLRDVQADDRVIDVYLGR; via the coding sequence ATGACTGAACAACTGTTTACCCAACCCCATCCGGCGGATCGCCATCGCGATCAACGCGATCCGGTGCTGTTGCTGGAAAACATTAACGTCTCGTTTGATGGTTTTCGCGCGCTGACCGATCTGTCGTTGCAGATCGGCGTTGGCGAATTGCGTTGCGTCATCGGCCCCAATGGCGCAGGTAAAACCACGCTGATGGACGTGATCACCGGCAAAACCCGGCCCGATAATGGTCGGGTGCTGTACGATCAGAACACCGATCTGACCGCACTGTCTCCGGTGGAGATTGCCCGCGCCGGGATTGGTCGCAAATTCCAGAAACCGACGGTGTTTGAAGCACTGACGGTGTTCGAAAATCTCGAAATTGCGCTAAAAAATGACAAATCAGTGTGGGCCAGCCTGCGCGCCCGGCTCAGCGGTGAGCAGCAGGATCGCATCGACGAGGTGCTGAAGCTGCTGCGGCTCGGCGGCGAACGCCAGCGTAAAGCGGGCCTGCTGTCGCACGGGCAAAAACAGTTTCTGGAGATCGGCATGTTACTGGTGCAGGACCCGCACCTGTTGTTGCTGGATGAACCCGCAGCGGGCATGACCGATGCCGAAACCGAGTACACCGCAGAATTGTTCCGCAGTCTCGCCGGTAAGCATTCGTTGATGGTGGTGGAACACGATATGGGCTTCGTTGAAACCATTGCCGACCATGTGACGGTGTTACATCAGGGCCAGGTGCTGGCCGAGGGATCGTTGCGCGACGTACAGGCCGACGATCGGGTTATCGACGTTTATCTGGGGCGCTGA